One window of Mediterraneibacter gnavus ATCC 29149 genomic DNA carries:
- a CDS encoding major tail protein yields the protein MTLGLKDLYYAVCTEADGAESYGTPKKMAEAMSADLSVKTADGSLYADDTLSESVTEFASGTLKLGIKDLTPEVLAELLGQAVDKNSVVWAGKEDEPPYVAVGFRAKKTGGKYRYVWLLKAKFKVPSEKYETKGESIKFNTPDIEASFTTRKKDNLWKADFVGTEESAAAKTWFTAVPEKAAAMESV from the coding sequence ATGACACTGGGACTGAAAGATTTATATTACGCCGTATGCACAGAGGCAGACGGAGCAGAGAGCTACGGGACACCTAAGAAAATGGCAGAGGCAATGAGCGCCGATTTGTCCGTAAAGACAGCAGACGGCAGTTTGTATGCAGACGATACATTAAGCGAGAGCGTTACGGAGTTTGCAAGCGGAACACTTAAGCTGGGAATTAAAGATCTTACGCCGGAAGTGCTGGCAGAGCTGCTGGGGCAGGCAGTAGATAAGAATAGCGTAGTATGGGCGGGAAAAGAGGACGAGCCGCCGTACGTTGCTGTAGGGTTCAGAGCTAAGAAAACGGGCGGTAAATACCGTTACGTATGGCTGCTTAAAGCAAAATTTAAAGTGCCGTCTGAAAAGTACGAAACAAAGGGCGAGAGCATCAAGTTTAACACGCCGGATATTGAGGCATCTTTTACAACGAGAAAGAAAGATAATTTGTGGAAAGCTGATTTTGTGGGAACAGAGGAAAGCGCAGCGGCTAAGACGTGGTTTACAGCAGTGCCGGAAAAGGCAGCAGCAATGGAAAGTGTATAA
- a CDS encoding phage tail protein → MADKTQNVKTRLSFDGEAEYKAACKEINSTLKVLNSEMKLVTAEYKDNASSVDALKAKQTVLQKTYDEQAKKVKETEAALEKCRKATGDNSEESKKLETQLNYQKAALVKTEQELGKTTDEMEKAEKAADEMGKEIKDSGEQADDAKGKFSGFTSVLSGMGTALKAAAAATAAAVAGAATAIGALTTKAIEGYAAQEQLVGGVETLFKTSSDTVVGYANDAYKTAGMSANEYMETVTSFSASLLASMNNDTAAAAEKANVAITDMSDNANKMGTDISLIQNAYNGFAKQNYTMLDNLKLGYGGTKEEMQRLLDDASKLSGIKYDISSYSDVVDAIHVVQTEMGITGTTAKEASTTIEGSVSSMSSAWDNWVAGMADSEANFSQLTSNLVDSIVTVVGNIAPRVIETVPRLVSGLGEIVEQLATYIPQVIQELLPPLMSGVQDLLNTLVGMLPEMISIIGQIIPTIIDTLLTILPQLLEAGVQIITELAQGIAQALPTLLPTIVTVVTNIVTMLIENIPLLITAALQLLTGLAQGLVAALPVLIEALPEIITAIINALVEGIPLIIESAGDIIVALIDGIIDAIPLLIAAIPQIIAAIVTGLITGLPKILTAAGKLVTTIINKIKELPTLIPQAIAAGVEKIAEWGTNMQEKGGTVITDFVTKVIDIVKELPQKIWNSIVSAVTRVATWGANMQTKAKEVMNTMLTNIVTIVKETPTKIWNSIVGAVTRVATWGNNMLTKAKEVMNAMVTGVITIVKELPQKIWNSIVGAVTRVATWGNNMLTKAKEVMNAMVTGVITIVKELPQKIWNSIVGAVTRVATWGNNMLTKAKEVMNAMVTGIVTIVKEIPQKIYNSISGAITKVATWGTEVKNKAVEGMKNVITGITDVFKNIGSTFAGFGKNMVEGIWNGINGATQWIKDKISGWVGNVTDFLKDLFGIASPSKLMRDEIGVYLAQGIGVGFSNEIGGVKKMIEDSVPQEFDVDAKVNVGNEFKYDNDDKKPKPRGGGSAAGGVVVNQYIYANTTDYAKQQKEAARQFRMIARTV, encoded by the coding sequence ATGGCAGATAAGACGCAGAACGTCAAAACAAGGTTAAGTTTTGACGGAGAGGCAGAGTATAAAGCAGCCTGCAAGGAAATTAACAGCACCCTTAAAGTACTTAATTCTGAAATGAAACTTGTAACGGCTGAATATAAGGACAATGCAAGCAGCGTAGATGCGCTGAAAGCAAAGCAGACGGTACTACAGAAAACATACGACGAGCAGGCAAAAAAGGTAAAAGAAACCGAGGCGGCTTTAGAAAAATGTCGAAAGGCAACAGGAGACAATAGCGAAGAAAGTAAAAAACTTGAAACCCAGTTAAATTACCAGAAAGCAGCGCTTGTAAAGACAGAGCAGGAATTAGGCAAAACGACTGACGAAATGGAAAAAGCAGAAAAAGCCGCTGACGAAATGGGAAAGGAAATAAAAGACAGCGGGGAACAGGCAGACGACGCAAAGGGAAAATTTTCTGGATTTACAAGCGTGCTAAGCGGAATGGGTACAGCGCTTAAAGCAGCAGCAGCGGCGACGGCGGCAGCAGTTGCGGGAGCGGCAACAGCCATAGGAGCGCTTACCACAAAAGCGATAGAGGGATACGCAGCACAGGAACAGCTTGTAGGCGGTGTAGAAACTCTTTTCAAAACGTCGTCTGATACGGTTGTTGGTTATGCAAACGACGCATATAAAACAGCCGGAATGTCTGCAAATGAGTACATGGAAACAGTTACCAGCTTTTCAGCGTCACTGCTTGCCAGTATGAATAATGATACGGCAGCGGCGGCAGAAAAGGCAAACGTGGCAATTACGGATATGTCAGACAATGCAAATAAAATGGGTACTGATATATCGCTTATACAGAACGCCTATAACGGTTTTGCAAAGCAGAATTATACCATGCTGGATAACTTAAAACTGGGATATGGCGGTACAAAAGAGGAAATGCAGCGACTGCTTGATGATGCAAGCAAGCTATCCGGCATTAAGTATGATATTTCATCATATTCAGACGTTGTAGACGCTATTCACGTCGTACAGACGGAAATGGGCATAACAGGGACAACGGCAAAAGAGGCAAGTACAACAATAGAGGGTTCGGTTAGTTCTATGAGTTCAGCGTGGGACAACTGGGTAGCTGGAATGGCAGACAGCGAGGCGAATTTCTCACAGCTTACAAGCAATCTGGTAGACAGTATTGTAACAGTGGTAGGGAATATAGCACCGAGGGTAATAGAAACAGTGCCGAGGCTGGTAAGCGGACTGGGAGAAATCGTAGAGCAGCTTGCAACGTATATACCACAGGTTATACAGGAGTTATTACCGCCTTTAATGAGCGGCGTACAGGACTTGCTTAATACGCTGGTTGGAATGCTGCCGGAAATGATAAGCATAATCGGGCAGATTATACCGACAATCATAGATACGCTGCTTACTATATTACCGCAGCTTTTAGAGGCAGGCGTACAGATTATTACGGAATTGGCGCAAGGTATCGCACAAGCGTTACCTACATTGCTGCCAACAATCGTAACGGTGGTTACGAACATTGTAACCATGCTGATAGAAAATATACCGTTGCTGATTACAGCAGCATTACAGCTGCTTACGGGGCTGGCACAGGGGCTGGTAGCAGCGCTGCCCGTTCTGATTGAGGCACTGCCGGAAATCATAACGGCTATCATAAATGCACTGGTTGAGGGCATACCGCTTATTATCGAAAGTGCGGGCGATATTATAGTTGCATTGATCGACGGAATCATAGATGCAATACCGCTTTTAATCGCAGCCATACCGCAGATTATAGCAGCCATTGTAACAGGGCTGATTACGGGGCTACCTAAGATTTTGACGGCGGCAGGCAAGCTGGTAACGACAATCATAAATAAAATAAAAGAGCTACCTACTCTGATACCGCAGGCAATCGCTGCGGGCGTTGAGAAAATAGCAGAGTGGGGCACAAATATGCAGGAAAAAGGCGGCACAGTTATAACAGATTTTGTAACGAAAGTTATAGATATCGTTAAGGAACTGCCGCAGAAAATCTGGAACAGTATAGTAAGCGCAGTAACCAGAGTGGCTACGTGGGGCGCAAATATGCAGACCAAAGCCAAAGAAGTAATGAACACAATGCTTACGAACATTGTAACGATTGTGAAAGAAACGCCTACTAAAATCTGGAACAGCATAGTAGGGGCAGTAACCAGAGTGGCTACGTGGGGCAACAATATGCTTACGAAAGCCAAAGAGGTAATGAATGCCATGGTAACAGGCGTTATTACGATCGTTAAGGAACTGCCGCAGAAAATCTGGAACAGCATAGTAGGGGCAGTAACCAGAGTGGCTACGTGGGGCAACAATATGCTTACGAAAGCCAAAGAGGTAATGAATGCCATGGTAACAGGCGTTATTACGATCGTTAAGGAACTGCCGCAGAAAATCTGGAACAGCATAGTAGGGGCAGTAACCAGAGTGGCTACGTGGGGCAACAATATGCTTACGAAAGCCAAAGAGGTAATGAATGCCATGGTAACGGGCATTGTTACGATTGTTAAGGAAATACCGCAAAAGATTTATAACAGCATTTCTGGTGCAATTACCAAAGTGGCTACATGGGGTACAGAAGTAAAGAACAAAGCCGTAGAGGGCATGAAAAATGTAATTACTGGAATAACAGACGTATTTAAGAATATTGGCAGTACGTTTGCTGGGTTCGGTAAAAACATGGTAGAGGGCATCTGGAACGGCATAAACGGAGCTACGCAGTGGATAAAGGACAAAATAAGCGGCTGGGTAGGCAATGTTACCGACTTCCTTAAGGATTTATTTGGAATTGCCAGCCCGTCTAAGCTGATGCGTGACGAAATCGGCGTATATCTGGCGCAGGGTATCGGCGTTGGCTTTTCTAATGAAATCGGCGGCGTTAAGAAAATGATTGAGGACAGCGTACCGCAGGAGTTTGACGTAGACGCAAAGGTAAATGTAGGCAATGAATTTAAGTATGATAACGACGACAAAAAGCCAAAGCCGAGAGGTGGCGGCAGTGCAGCAGGCGGCGTAGTTGTCAATCAGTATATTTATGCGAATACCACGGACTATGCAAAACAGCAGAAAGAGGCAGCCCGACAGTTCAGAATGATAGCAAGGACGGTGTAA
- a CDS encoding phage tail family protein, translated as MENEKLTYINSRGERLELGVDSVYHCNISKDVEGISGVTSVIYSTNSMGQHGDTYVGQRIEARDIDVVGHINTRDKAQALELRRRMLKIFNPELSATLVYEYGGFKRVIDCRAYGEPKILKKEVLYEFDLQIECLNPFWREEEETKEDIASWVAAWHFPCVIEKDSTKSMIYGYRAESVIVDCYNEGDVSTGMRIRFTALGTVSNPILLNVDTEEFIQINATMKTGDVIEINTKYGSKGAKLIRDGVETDYFRYIDVDSTFMQLAIGDNMFRYDAASGVNSLEVSIFYSKEFLGV; from the coding sequence ATGGAAAATGAAAAACTGACTTACATAAATTCAAGGGGCGAGCGGTTAGAGCTGGGAGTAGACAGCGTATATCATTGCAATATAAGTAAAGACGTAGAGGGCATTTCCGGCGTTACGAGCGTCATTTACAGCACAAACAGCATGGGACAGCACGGCGACACCTACGTAGGGCAGCGTATCGAGGCGAGGGACATAGACGTAGTGGGACATATCAACACACGGGACAAGGCGCAGGCATTGGAACTGCGCCGCCGTATGCTTAAGATATTTAACCCAGAGCTTAGCGCTACGCTGGTGTATGAGTACGGCGGCTTTAAGCGTGTGATTGATTGCAGGGCGTATGGAGAGCCTAAGATACTAAAGAAAGAGGTACTTTATGAGTTTGATTTACAAATAGAGTGCCTTAACCCGTTCTGGCGGGAAGAGGAAGAAACAAAAGAGGATATAGCAAGCTGGGTGGCTGCGTGGCATTTCCCTTGCGTTATCGAAAAGGACAGCACAAAGAGCATGATATACGGATACCGAGCGGAAAGCGTAATAGTGGACTGCTACAACGAGGGCGACGTATCAACAGGAATGAGGATAAGGTTTACAGCACTGGGGACAGTTTCAAACCCGATACTGCTTAATGTGGATACCGAGGAATTTATACAGATTAACGCCACTATGAAAACGGGCGACGTGATAGAGATTAACACGAAGTACGGCAGCAAGGGCGCTAAGCTGATAAGGGACGGCGTAGAAACCGACTATTTCCGCTACATTGATGTAGACAGTACATTTATGCAGCTTGCCATAGGCGACAATATGTTTAGGTATGATGCAGCCAGCGGCGTAAATTCTCTGGAAGTATCCATATTCTATAGCAAGGAATTTTTAGGAGTGTGA
- a CDS encoding siphovirus ReqiPepy6 Gp37-like family protein: protein MELRVFDKTAQPLGAIDELASLLWHTKYFDVGTFSLLAPITDNNSRLLVEGNLITKHDGKKEVKTADGGVWRRAAQITYVHITKDENGLEQLEAQGYMLSWWLNKRCIYPQIVATGTNQYLINLMVKNNCGSAAGTKRRFPLLTFLAQETIDGVAVEYANEAYAQLGQEVKARAQAGKLGYDILLNERERLFGFYLYKGNDLTATNTEGNTPCIFSRDFDNVNEQEYTASIENCGNFIYVQGAADDDGSQPVTTVDGEGATGLDLVEVFCDATDIARKYQQGETEVTIPLNTYIAMLKTRGSAELENYGKNINFVSTINTNSNLKFKADFDLGDRITCKETKWGIQIDARITEVTETYQKGEETIEATFGDSLPTLVDQIRKVR from the coding sequence ATGGAACTTAGAGTATTCGACAAGACAGCACAGCCGCTGGGAGCTATAGACGAGCTGGCAAGCCTGCTATGGCATACAAAGTATTTTGACGTAGGAACTTTTAGCCTGCTTGCGCCGATTACGGACAATAACAGCCGTTTGCTGGTAGAGGGTAACTTAATAACCAAGCACGACGGAAAAAAGGAAGTAAAGACCGCTGACGGCGGCGTATGGCGCAGGGCAGCGCAGATAACCTACGTACACATTACCAAAGACGAGAACGGCTTAGAGCAGTTAGAGGCACAAGGCTATATGCTTAGCTGGTGGCTTAATAAGCGCTGCATTTATCCGCAGATTGTGGCGACAGGTACAAACCAGTATCTTATAAACCTTATGGTAAAGAACAACTGCGGCAGCGCAGCAGGAACAAAGCGGCGTTTTCCATTGCTTACATTTCTGGCGCAGGAAACCATAGACGGCGTGGCGGTTGAATATGCAAACGAGGCATACGCACAACTGGGGCAGGAAGTAAAGGCAAGGGCGCAGGCTGGAAAGCTGGGCTATGACATTCTGCTTAACGAAAGAGAGAGACTGTTTGGCTTTTATCTGTATAAGGGCAATGACCTTACAGCCACAAATACCGAGGGTAACACACCCTGCATATTTTCAAGAGATTTTGATAATGTCAACGAGCAGGAATATACAGCCAGTATAGAGAACTGCGGCAACTTTATTTATGTGCAGGGAGCAGCTGACGACGACGGCAGCCAGCCAGTAACCACAGTGGACGGCGAGGGCGCAACGGGGCTGGATTTGGTAGAGGTATTCTGCGACGCTACGGACATTGCCAGAAAGTACCAGCAAGGGGAAACAGAGGTAACAATACCGCTGAATACCTATATTGCAATGCTGAAAACGAGAGGCAGCGCAGAGCTGGAAAACTACGGCAAGAACATAAATTTTGTAAGTACCATAAATACAAATTCAAACTTGAAATTTAAGGCTGATTTTGATTTAGGCGACCGTATTACTTGCAAAGAAACCAAGTGGGGCATACAGATAGATGCACGTATTACAGAAGTAACAGAAACATACCAGAAAGGCGAGGAAACCATAGAGGCGACTTTTGGCGACAGCCTGCCGACGCTGGTAGACCAGATTAGGAAAGTGAGGTAG
- the avd gene encoding diversity-generating retroelement protein Avd — protein sequence MDIQTKTDIIHQKIYDFLLYIYPLLAKYPKFEKFSLQTATRNAILEMLQEVIKWDKTATKSHLYTVDTALQESKELLRLAHDLEYSAMNARHYGESCRKLKEIGVMLGEMIEEVKTRK from the coding sequence ATGGACATACAGACAAAAACAGATATTATACACCAGAAAATATACGATTTTCTGCTATATATCTATCCTTTACTTGCAAAGTATCCAAAGTTTGAAAAATTCAGTTTACAGACGGCGACCAGAAACGCAATTCTTGAAATGCTGCAAGAGGTTATAAAGTGGGATAAGACGGCGACGAAAAGCCACTTATACACGGTAGATACGGCATTGCAGGAAAGTAAAGAATTGCTGCGGCTGGCGCATGATTTGGAATATAGCGCCATGAACGCACGGCACTACGGCGAGAGCTGCCGCAAGCTGAAAGAAATAGGCGTTATGCTGGGCGAAATGATAGAAGAGGTAAAGACCAGAAAATAG
- a CDS encoding phage holin family protein: MNMTITEFIEAAAHNKIIQLVVLAIVCDTVFGVLRAIKEKKFNSCAGIDGAIRKVGMLISLVFMLAIDVLIKINLIGFIPEQARTYLGLDTVGVAEFFALLYIAYEVVSIFKNMALCGLPVKKVWEKVREFLAKYTDELPDTDELDGDSTTGSVEEHRTQER; the protein is encoded by the coding sequence ATGAACATGACTATTACAGAATTTATTGAGGCGGCGGCACATAACAAAATTATCCAGCTGGTAGTATTGGCGATTGTGTGCGACACGGTTTTTGGCGTGCTGCGTGCAATCAAAGAAAAGAAATTTAACAGCTGCGCAGGAATTGACGGGGCTATCAGAAAAGTAGGTATGCTTATTTCTCTGGTATTCATGCTGGCAATCGACGTACTGATTAAGATTAACTTAATCGGATTTATACCGGAGCAGGCACGTACATATTTAGGGCTTGACACCGTGGGCGTGGCTGAATTTTTCGCATTGCTTTACATTGCCTATGAGGTAGTGAGTATTTTTAAGAATATGGCATTATGTGGGTTGCCCGTAAAAAAGGTATGGGAAAAGGTACGGGAGTTTTTAGCAAAGTATACGGACGAGCTGCCGGACACAGACGAACTGGACGGGGACAGCACCACAGGCAGCGTAGAGGAACACAGGACACAGGAAAGATAA
- a CDS encoding phage tail tip lysozyme codes for MKINRMISGYNFNKGSISRIKYIVIHYVGALGGAEDNCRYYGGGNRNASAHYFVGFNGEVWQCVEDANIAWHCGASSYKHAECRNANSIGIEMCVRKKNTKSMGATDKDWYFEDATVEAAAELTRYLMNKYGVPASHVIRHYDVTGKICPNPYVYNTSAHTWDEFKRKISGQAETPQGSNEKIIWNFLTGKGLNAYAVAGIMGNLYAESGLMPNNLQNTYNNKLGKTDAEYTAAVDNGSYGNFVKDSAGYGLAQWTYWSRKQALLNHAKQAGVSIADLNMQLGFLWEELQGYTVVMDALKKAGSVRAASDAVLTGYEKPADQSETVKKKRAEYGEGYYKKYAAGNGTKYYRVRKSWTDAASQLGAFTSLENAKSACKAGYTVYDDNGKAVYTAAGQQASAGVPFSVQVDILDLNIRTGAGTNYAKTGETTGKGVFTIMEVKAGQGASAGWGRLKSGAGWISLDYATRLA; via the coding sequence ATGAAAATTAACAGAATGATAAGCGGGTACAATTTCAACAAGGGCAGCATTTCCAGAATTAAGTATATTGTTATCCATTACGTAGGCGCACTGGGCGGCGCAGAGGATAACTGCCGCTATTATGGCGGCGGCAATAGAAATGCGTCGGCGCATTACTTTGTAGGATTTAACGGCGAGGTATGGCAGTGCGTAGAGGACGCTAATATAGCGTGGCATTGCGGAGCGTCGAGCTATAAGCACGCAGAGTGCCGGAACGCTAATAGTATCGGTATTGAAATGTGCGTAAGGAAGAAAAACACAAAGAGCATGGGCGCAACAGATAAAGACTGGTATTTTGAGGACGCAACAGTAGAGGCAGCGGCAGAGCTTACCCGTTACCTTATGAATAAATACGGCGTGCCTGCATCTCATGTAATCAGACATTACGACGTAACGGGCAAGATTTGCCCTAACCCGTATGTATATAACACCAGCGCCCACACATGGGACGAGTTTAAGCGTAAAATCAGCGGACAGGCAGAAACACCGCAGGGCAGCAATGAAAAAATAATCTGGAATTTTCTTACAGGCAAGGGCTTAAATGCTTATGCCGTGGCTGGTATTATGGGTAATCTGTATGCTGAAAGCGGGCTTATGCCGAACAACTTACAGAACACCTATAACAATAAGCTGGGTAAGACGGACGCAGAATATACAGCGGCGGTGGATAATGGCAGTTATGGCAATTTTGTAAAGGACAGTGCAGGCTATGGGCTGGCGCAGTGGACGTATTGGAGCAGAAAGCAGGCGCTGCTTAATCATGCAAAACAGGCGGGCGTATCCATTGCAGACCTTAATATGCAGCTGGGCTTTTTATGGGAAGAATTACAGGGCTACACAGTAGTAATGGACGCACTGAAAAAGGCAGGCAGCGTGCGTGCTGCATCTGATGCCGTTCTTACTGGATATGAAAAGCCAGCAGACCAGAGCGAAACAGTAAAGAAAAAGCGTGCAGAGTACGGCGAGGGATACTATAAAAAGTATGCAGCCGGAAACGGCACAAAATATTACAGAGTGCGCAAGAGCTGGACGGACGCAGCAAGCCAGCTGGGGGCGTTTACGTCGCTGGAAAATGCAAAGAGCGCTTGCAAGGCAGGCTATACTGTATATGATGATAACGGCAAGGCAGTATATACCGCAGCGGGGCAGCAGGCAAGCGCAGGCGTTCCGTTTAGCGTACAGGTGGATATTTTAGACCTTAATATCAGAACGGGAGCAGGCACAAACTATGCAAAGACAGGAGAAACCACAGGAAAGGGAGTATTTACCATTATGGAAGTGAAAGCCGGACAGGGCGCAAGTGCTGGCTGGGGACGCTTGAAGAGTGGCGCAGGCTGGATTAGCTTAGATTATGCCACAAGATTAGCTTAA
- a CDS encoding helix-turn-helix domain-containing protein — protein sequence MNLGENIRKARKAAGVSQSELAERLQVHQKDISRWENGAHAPTIEMFAKICRELNASADEILELK from the coding sequence ATGAATTTAGGCGAGAACATAAGAAAAGCACGGAAAGCGGCGGGCGTTTCACAGTCGGAACTTGCGGAACGCCTGCAAGTCCACCAGAAAGATATAAGCAGGTGGGAGAATGGGGCGCACGCACCGACAATAGAAATGTTTGCGAAAATATGCAGAGAGCTTAACGCCTCTGCTGATGAAATTTTAGAATTG